From Elephas maximus indicus isolate mEleMax1 chromosome 25, mEleMax1 primary haplotype, whole genome shotgun sequence, the proteins below share one genomic window:
- the PIGT gene encoding GPI transamidase component PIG-T isoform X1, translating to MAAAVPLAVLVLLILWPGGWGHAEPPRDSLREELVITPLPSGDVAATFQFRTRWDSELQREGVSHYRLFPKALGQLISKYSLRELHLSLTQGFWRTRYWGPPFLQAPSGAELWVWFQDTVIDVDKSWKELSNVLSGIFCASLNFIDSTNTVTPTASFKPLGLANGTDHHFLRYAVLPREVVCTENLTPWKKLLPCSSKAGLSVLLKADRLFHTSYHSQAVHIRPVCRHYPSALGQDAHCTSISWELRQTLTVVFDAFITGQGKKDWSLFRMFSRTLTEPCPLASESRVYVDITSYSQDNETLEVNPSPTTTYQDTVLGTRKTYAVYDLLDTSLITSSRNLNLQLKWKRLPENEAPPVPFLHAQRYVSGYGLQKGELSTLLYNTHPYRAFPVLLLDTVPWYLRLYVHTLTITSKGKENKPSYIHYQPAQDRLQPHLLEMLVQLPASSVTKVSIQFERALLKWTEYTPDPNHGFYVSPSVLSALVPSMVAASPVAWEEGPLFNSLFPITDGSSYFVRLYTEPLLVSLPTPDFSMPYNVICLTCTVVAVCYGSFYNLLTRTFHIEEPNKGGWAKRLANVIRRARGVPPL from the exons ATGGCGGCGGCTGTGCCGCTGGCTGTCTTGGTGCTGTTGATTCTCTGGCCGGGCGGCTGGGGCCATGCAGAGCCCCCACGCGACAGCCTGCGAGAGGAGCTCGTCATTACCCCGTTGCCATCCGGGGACGTAGCCGCCACATTCCAGTTCCGCACGCGCTGGGACTCGGAGCTGCAGCGGGAAGGAG TGTCTCATTACAGGCTCTTCCCCAAAGCCCTGGGGCAGCTGATCTCTAAGTATTCTCTACGGGAGCTCCACCTTTCCCTCACACAAGGCTTCTGGAGGACCCGATACTGGGGACCACCCTTCCTGCAGGCCCCATCAGGTGCAGAGCTCTGGGTCTGGTTCCAAGACACCGTCATTGA CGTGGATAAATCCTGGAAGGAGCTCAGCAACGTCCTCTCAGGGATCTTCTGCGCCTCTCTCAACTTCATCGATTCCACCAACACAGTCACTCCCACCGCCTCCTTCAAACCCCTGGGGCTGGCCAATG GCACTGATCACCACTTCCTGCGTTATGCTGTGCTGCCGAGGGAGGTtgtctgcactgagaacctcacCCCATGGAAGAAGCTCCTGCCCTGTAGCTCCAAG gcaGGCCTCTCTGTGTTGCTCAAGGCCGACCGCTTGTTCCACACCAGCTACCACTCCCAGGCAGTGCATATCCGTCCTGTTTGCAGA CACTACCCGTCGGCCCTGGGGCAGGATGCACATTGTACCAGCATTTCCTGGGAGCTGAGGCAGACCCTAACAGTTGTGTTCGACGCCTTCATCACAGGGCAGGGGAAGAAGG ACTGGTCCCTCTTCCGGATGTTCTCCCGAACCCTCACGGAGCCCTGTCCCCTTGCTTCAGAGAGCCGAGTCTACGTGGACATCACCAGCTATAGCCAG GACAATGAGACACTGGAGGTGAACCCGTCCCCCACCACCACATACCAGGACACTGTCCTGGGCACCCGGAAAACCTATGCCGTCTATGACTTGCTTGACACTTCCCTGATCACCAGCTCCCGCAACCTCAATCTTCAACTCAAGTGGAAGAGGCTCCCAGAGAATG AGGCCCCACCGGTGCCCTTCCTGCATGCCCAGCGCTACGTCAGCGGCTACGGGCTGCAGAAAGGGGAACTGAGCACGCTGTTGTACAACACCCACCCATACCGGGCCTTCCCCGTGCTGCTGCTGGACACCGTGCCTTGGTACCTGCGGCTGTATGTGCACACCCTCACCATCACCTCCAAGGGCAAGGAGAACAAGCCAA GTTACATCCACTACCAGCCTGCCCAGGACCGGCTGCAGCCCCACCTACTGGAGATGCTGGTTCAGCTGCCGGCCAGCTCCGTCACCAAGGTCTCCATCCAGTTTGAAAGGGCTCTGCTCAAGTGGACTGAGTACACCCCAGACCCCAACCACGGCTTCTATGTCAG CCCATCAGTCCTCAGTGCTCTCGTGCCCAGCATGGTGGCAGCCAGCCCAGTGGCCTGGGAAGAGGGCCCCCTCTTCAACAGCCT GTTCCCCATCACTGATGGCTCTAGCTACTTCGTGCGACTCTACACAGAGCCGCTGTTGGTGAGCCTGCCCACGCCGGACTTCAGCATGCCCTACAATGTCATCTGCCTCACATGCACTGTGGTGGCCGTGTGCTATGGCTCCTTCTACAATCTCCTCACGCGGACCTTCCACATCGAAGAGCCAAACAAGGGCGGCTGGGCCAAGCGGCTGGCCAACGTCATCCGCCGTGCCCGGGGTGTCCCTCCGCTCTGA
- the DBNDD2 gene encoding dysbindin domain-containing protein 2 gives MDPNPRPTLERQQLRLWERQKFFEDILQPETEFVFPLSHLHLESQRPPIGSISSMEVNVDTLEQVEFIDLGDQDGADVFLPCEDPPPTPQTSGVDDHPEELSLLVPMSDRNTSRTSSSSSDFSINPHSPNPSDGGADTPLAQSDEEDDGGGGGAEPRACS, from the exons ATGGACCCAAATCCTCGGCCAACCCTGGAGCGCCAGCAGCTCCGCCTTTGGGAGCGGCAGAAGTTCTTTGAGGACATTTTACAGCCAGAGACAGAGTTCGTTTTCCCCCTGTCCCACCTGCATCTTGAGTCACAGAGAC CTCCTATAGGTAGTATCTCCTCCATGGAAGTGAACGTGGACACACTGGAGCAGGTGGAATTTATTGACCTTGGGGATCAGGATGGAGCAGATGTATTCTTGCCTTGTGAAGATCCTCCACCAACCCCGCAGACGTCTG GGGTGGATGACCATCCGGAGGAGCTGAGTCTGCTGGTGCCCATGTCCGACAGGAACACATCGCGGACCTCGTCCTCATCCTCTGACTTCTCCATCAACCCGCACAGTCCAAATCCGAGTGACGGTGGCGCAGACACACCCTTGGCACAGTCCGATGAGGAGGACGATGGGGGTGGTGGAGGGGCAGAGCCTCGGGCCTGTAGCTAG
- the PIGT gene encoding GPI transamidase component PIG-T isoform X2 produces MAAAVPLAVLVLLILWPGGWGHAEPPRDSLREELVITPLPSGDVAATFQFRTRWDSELQREGVSHYRLFPKALGQLISKYSLRELHLSLTQGFWRTRYWGPPFLQAPSGAELWVWFQDTVIDVDKSWKELSNVLSGIFCASLNFIDSTNTVTPTASFKPLGLANGTDHHFLRYAVLPREVVCTENLTPWKKLLPCSSKAGLSVLLKADRLFHTSYHSQAVHIRPVCRDAHCTSISWELRQTLTVVFDAFITGQGKKDWSLFRMFSRTLTEPCPLASESRVYVDITSYSQDNETLEVNPSPTTTYQDTVLGTRKTYAVYDLLDTSLITSSRNLNLQLKWKRLPENEAPPVPFLHAQRYVSGYGLQKGELSTLLYNTHPYRAFPVLLLDTVPWYLRLYVHTLTITSKGKENKPSYIHYQPAQDRLQPHLLEMLVQLPASSVTKVSIQFERALLKWTEYTPDPNHGFYVSPSVLSALVPSMVAASPVAWEEGPLFNSLFPITDGSSYFVRLYTEPLLVSLPTPDFSMPYNVICLTCTVVAVCYGSFYNLLTRTFHIEEPNKGGWAKRLANVIRRARGVPPL; encoded by the exons ATGGCGGCGGCTGTGCCGCTGGCTGTCTTGGTGCTGTTGATTCTCTGGCCGGGCGGCTGGGGCCATGCAGAGCCCCCACGCGACAGCCTGCGAGAGGAGCTCGTCATTACCCCGTTGCCATCCGGGGACGTAGCCGCCACATTCCAGTTCCGCACGCGCTGGGACTCGGAGCTGCAGCGGGAAGGAG TGTCTCATTACAGGCTCTTCCCCAAAGCCCTGGGGCAGCTGATCTCTAAGTATTCTCTACGGGAGCTCCACCTTTCCCTCACACAAGGCTTCTGGAGGACCCGATACTGGGGACCACCCTTCCTGCAGGCCCCATCAGGTGCAGAGCTCTGGGTCTGGTTCCAAGACACCGTCATTGA CGTGGATAAATCCTGGAAGGAGCTCAGCAACGTCCTCTCAGGGATCTTCTGCGCCTCTCTCAACTTCATCGATTCCACCAACACAGTCACTCCCACCGCCTCCTTCAAACCCCTGGGGCTGGCCAATG GCACTGATCACCACTTCCTGCGTTATGCTGTGCTGCCGAGGGAGGTtgtctgcactgagaacctcacCCCATGGAAGAAGCTCCTGCCCTGTAGCTCCAAG gcaGGCCTCTCTGTGTTGCTCAAGGCCGACCGCTTGTTCCACACCAGCTACCACTCCCAGGCAGTGCATATCCGTCCTGTTTGCAGA GATGCACATTGTACCAGCATTTCCTGGGAGCTGAGGCAGACCCTAACAGTTGTGTTCGACGCCTTCATCACAGGGCAGGGGAAGAAGG ACTGGTCCCTCTTCCGGATGTTCTCCCGAACCCTCACGGAGCCCTGTCCCCTTGCTTCAGAGAGCCGAGTCTACGTGGACATCACCAGCTATAGCCAG GACAATGAGACACTGGAGGTGAACCCGTCCCCCACCACCACATACCAGGACACTGTCCTGGGCACCCGGAAAACCTATGCCGTCTATGACTTGCTTGACACTTCCCTGATCACCAGCTCCCGCAACCTCAATCTTCAACTCAAGTGGAAGAGGCTCCCAGAGAATG AGGCCCCACCGGTGCCCTTCCTGCATGCCCAGCGCTACGTCAGCGGCTACGGGCTGCAGAAAGGGGAACTGAGCACGCTGTTGTACAACACCCACCCATACCGGGCCTTCCCCGTGCTGCTGCTGGACACCGTGCCTTGGTACCTGCGGCTGTATGTGCACACCCTCACCATCACCTCCAAGGGCAAGGAGAACAAGCCAA GTTACATCCACTACCAGCCTGCCCAGGACCGGCTGCAGCCCCACCTACTGGAGATGCTGGTTCAGCTGCCGGCCAGCTCCGTCACCAAGGTCTCCATCCAGTTTGAAAGGGCTCTGCTCAAGTGGACTGAGTACACCCCAGACCCCAACCACGGCTTCTATGTCAG CCCATCAGTCCTCAGTGCTCTCGTGCCCAGCATGGTGGCAGCCAGCCCAGTGGCCTGGGAAGAGGGCCCCCTCTTCAACAGCCT GTTCCCCATCACTGATGGCTCTAGCTACTTCGTGCGACTCTACACAGAGCCGCTGTTGGTGAGCCTGCCCACGCCGGACTTCAGCATGCCCTACAATGTCATCTGCCTCACATGCACTGTGGTGGCCGTGTGCTATGGCTCCTTCTACAATCTCCTCACGCGGACCTTCCACATCGAAGAGCCAAACAAGGGCGGCTGGGCCAAGCGGCTGGCCAACGTCATCCGCCGTGCCCGGGGTGTCCCTCCGCTCTGA